From one Bacillus sp. FJAT-42376 genomic stretch:
- the selD gene encoding selenide, water dikinase SelD, with protein MTQKIKLTSLSTKGGCGCKIGPADLQEVIRSLPPAMPNPDLLVGLDTSDDAGVYRLTDDLAIVQTLDFFTPIVDDPYSFGQVAAANAISDIYAMGGKPLTALNIVAFPIADLDKQILADILRGAGDKLKEAGATLVGGHSIEDKEPKFGLAVTGTVHPDKVRANAGAKPGDKLILTKPIGVGILTSSIKRDLLNEEEIARVTEVMATLNKTAAETMAAYDVHACTDVTGFGLLGHTSEMAKGSKAGIRIAKTAVPVLPRVRELAEQGVIPGGTKNNFAHLQGDVTFPENMDQIDQFILCDAVTSGGLLISAADEEADALLKDLLDAGVEAAMIGEVTADHPGHIVVSEKF; from the coding sequence ATGACACAAAAAATAAAATTAACATCCTTATCAACTAAAGGCGGCTGCGGCTGCAAAATCGGACCGGCTGATCTGCAGGAGGTCATCCGCTCCCTCCCCCCTGCCATGCCGAATCCCGATTTGCTCGTCGGGCTTGATACGAGCGATGATGCGGGCGTGTACCGTCTGACGGACGACCTAGCGATTGTCCAGACACTTGATTTCTTCACTCCCATCGTTGATGACCCATACTCCTTCGGCCAGGTGGCCGCGGCGAACGCCATCAGCGACATTTATGCGATGGGAGGCAAACCGCTTACGGCCCTGAACATTGTTGCTTTCCCGATTGCGGATCTGGACAAGCAAATCCTCGCAGACATCCTCCGCGGGGCAGGCGATAAGCTGAAAGAAGCCGGCGCGACCCTTGTCGGAGGCCACTCTATCGAAGATAAAGAGCCGAAGTTTGGTTTGGCGGTAACCGGAACGGTCCATCCTGATAAAGTGAGGGCCAATGCAGGCGCGAAGCCCGGTGATAAACTGATTTTAACGAAACCAATCGGGGTCGGCATCCTGACTTCTTCTATTAAAAGAGACTTGCTGAACGAAGAAGAAATCGCCCGGGTTACAGAAGTGATGGCCACATTAAATAAAACAGCAGCAGAAACGATGGCTGCCTATGACGTTCATGCGTGCACGGACGTTACAGGCTTCGGACTGCTCGGACACACGTCTGAGATGGCGAAAGGAAGCAAAGCGGGCATCCGGATTGCAAAGACAGCGGTCCCTGTCCTTCCGAGAGTGCGCGAGCTTGCCGAGCAGGGCGTCATCCCGGGCGGAACGAAAAACAACTTCGCCCATCTGCAGGGAGATGTGACGTTCCCGGAAAACATGGATCAGATCGATCAGTTTATTTTGTGCGATGCGGTGACGTCCGGCGGGCTGCTCATTTCAGCAGCCGACGAAGAAGCAGATGCCCTGCTGAAAGACCTTCTGGACGCCGGTGTGGAAGCGGCTATGATCGGAGAAGTAACGGCGGATCATCCCGGCCATATTGTCGTTTCTGAGAAGTTTTGA